One genomic segment of Dromaius novaehollandiae isolate bDroNov1 chromosome 12, bDroNov1.hap1, whole genome shotgun sequence includes these proteins:
- the LAMB2 gene encoding laminin subunit beta-2, producing MRSLRAALLLLLAALGGALGQAPDAPQGCAQGSCYPATGDLLVGRAQRLRASSTCGLRRPQPYCIVSHLQDEKKCFVCDSRRPYDARSNAGSHRIENVVTTFAPRPKKAWWQAENGVEHVSIQLDLEAEFHFTHLIMTFKTFRPAAMLVERSADFGRTWRPYRYFAYDCAAAFPRVPRGPPRRVDDVVCESRYSDIEPSTEGEVIYRVLDPAIPIADPYSADIQNLLRVTNLRVNLTKLHTLGDNLLDSRREIREKYYYALYELVLRGNCFCYGHASECAPAPGAPAAADGMVHGRCVCKHHTQGLNCERCQDFYHDLPWRPAQGTSSNACRKCDCNEHSRRCHFDMAVYLATGNASGAVCDGCQHNTMGRRCHLCKPFYYKDPSKDLRDPAVCRACDCDPEGSLDGGLCDAADDPARGLLAGQCRCKEHVQGPRCDRCKPGFFGLSAANPQGCQRCRCDPRGTVAEGSRCDPVSGDCLCKRLVTGRNCDQCLPEHWALSHDLPGCRPCNCDVGGARDNLCAMETGQCRCRSHMVGRQCGQVEPGFYRINLDHYTYEAEDARLQQGSVVEREPPAGRPASWTGTGFARVLEGSSVEFHVSNVPFSMEYDVVIRYEPQHPEPWKEVRLRVLRPSPVSASSPCGNTIPADDQLSTSLPSGARYVVLPQPVCLEQGVSYTLRLELGCATARQEPPTASVLIDSLVLLPRYSSLEMFTVGDPSAMGRRETFERYRCAQHFHAVGPSPVAEPCSSLLSSLSAILHDGALPCLCDPQGSLSAECRPQGGQCQCKANVVGRRCHRCSPGTFGFGPGGCRACQCSSQGSVSGICDGATGQCACREGAHGLRCDRCQPGHWGFPACRPCQCNGHAEDCDPRTGSCLRCRDHTDGERCQRCAAGHFGNPALGSGQHCRPCPCPEGPSSSRHFAASCHQDGQSQQIVCHCSPGYTGPRCDECAPGYYGDPLQLGGRCLPCQCHDNIDVTDPEACDRRTGRCLRCLYNTAGPRCAECQPGYYGDATRHSCRRCSCNTLGTDPSTCGPQQCQCDGRSGQCRCLPHVEGQSCDRCSPNFWNLGSGQGCEPCACHPQHALSPACNQFTGQCSCRPGFGGRTCADCQENHWGDPQQQCRACDCDPRGVAGTQCHRGSGHCDCRPGVSGVRCDQCARGFAGAFPTCQPCHPCFGDWDRVVQDLAARTRALAQRASLLQHAGAAGAFEGTFRRLQESLATAQAVVAARNATAAAATHLMRTVDGLRQQIGEATERLTRLEGELTAAQDANFNASHALSTVDRGARALNHSLQELGQRLHALKTSNFLGAYDSIRQSHAESRDAEHRVDAATRAPHGPVSASASTRHHTEQLLAGRRDDFNRHNAASRRALTELAARAQALSLHPLNEKVCGAMADVPCSESPCGGAGCRDEDGGRRCGGLSCGGAVSTADSALDRARHAREELQRAASDVAQLSHKVAEAKGKADEARLRAQAALDKANQTRARVERSNKELRELISHVKAFLSQEGADPESIEVVASRVLELSLPASPAQIHRLAEEIKARVRGLASVDAILEQTAGDVRQAGQLLQDAQRARSRAEGVRSTAKAVRQALEEAQQAQGTAEHAIRSATSDIQHSERALGAIQAQAANAEQQLASAMERVGLLDRQVDALKVKRANNSLAAARAEDTAGGAQARADEAKQLLEGHLRDRYRTAQELVQHRAQGALQAGSRADQLRAEAAGLLHEAQSKLQRLRALEEAYEQNERVLDAKAAQLDGLEARMRDILATINQQVQIYNTCQ from the exons ATGCGGAGCCTCCGCgccgccctgctgctgctgctggccg cgctggggggggccctgggccaGGCCCCCGACGCCCCCCAGGGCTGCGCCCAGGGCAGCTGCTACCCGGCCACGGGCGACCTGCTGGTGGGGCGAGCCCAGCGCCTCCGTGCCTCCTCCACCTGCGGGCTGCGGCGGCCCCAGCCCTACTGCATCGTCAGCCACCTGCAG GACGAGAAGAAGTGCTTCGTGTGCGACTCGCGGCGGCCCTATGACGCCCGCAGCAACGCCGGCAGCCACCGCATCGAGAATGTGGTCACCACCTTCGCCCCCCGCCCCAAGAAAGCCTGGTGGCAGGCGGAGAACG GCGTGGAGCACGTCAGCATCCAGCTGGACCTGGAGGCCGAGTTCCACTTCACCCACCTCATCATGACCTTCAAG ACCTTCCGGCCCGCGGCCATGCTGGTGGAGCGCTCGGCCGACTTCGGGCGCACCTGGCGGCCCTACCGCTACTTCGCCTACGACTGCGCAGCTGCCTTCCCCCGcgtgccccgcggccccccacgcCGCGTCGACGACGTCGTCTGCGAGTCGCGCTACTCTGACATCGAGCCCTCCACCGAGGGGGAG GTGATCTACCGGGTGCTGGACCCCGCCATCCCCATCGCCGACCCCTACAGTGCCGACATCCAGA ACCTGCTGCGGGTCACCAACCTGCGGGTGAACCTCACCAAGCTGCACACGCTGGGCGACAACCTGCTGGACTCGCGGCGGGAGATCCGCGAGAAGTACTACTACGCGCTCTACGAGCTGGTGCTGCGCGGCAACTGCTTCTGCTACGGGCACGCCTCGGAGTGCGCCCCGGCGCCcggtgcccccgccgccgccgacggCATG GTGCACGGCCGCTGCGTCTGCAAGCACCACACGCAGGGCCTCAACTGCGAGCGCTGCCAGGATTTCTACCACGACCTGCCCTGGCGCCCGGCCCAGGGCACCAGCAGCAACGCCTGCCGCA AGTGCGACTGCAACGAGCACTCGCGGCGGTGCCACTTCGACATGGCCGTGTACCTGGCCACGGGCAACGCCAGCGGGGCCGTGTGCGACGGCTGCCAGCACAACACCATGGGCCGCCGCTGCCACCTCTGCAAGCCCTTCTACTACAAGGACCCCAGCAAGGACCTGCGGGACCCTGCCGTGTGCCGAG CCTGCGACTGCGACCCCGAGGGCTCGCTGGACGGCGGGCTGTGCGACGCTGCCGACGACCCGGCCCGGGGGCTCCTCGCGGGGCAGTGCCGCTGCAAGGAGCACGTGCAGGGCCCCCGCTGCGACCGCTGCAAGCCCGGCTTCTTCGGGCTCAGCGCCGCCAACCCGCAGGGCTGCCAGC GGTGCCGGTGTGACCCCCGCGGCACCGTGGCCGAGGGCAGCCGGTGCGACCCCGTCAGCGGCGACTGCCTCTGCAAGCGGCTGGTGACCGGGCGCAACTGCGACCAGTGCCTG CCTGAGCACTGGGCGCTGAGCCACGACCTCCCCGGGTGCCGGCCCTGCAACTGCGACGTGGGAGGCGCCCGCGACAACCT GTGTGCCATGGAGACGGGGCAGTGCCGGTGCCGCAGCCACATGGTGGGACGGCAGTGCGGCCAGGTGGAGCCCGGTTTCTACCGCATCAACCTGGACCACTACACCTACGAGGCTGAGGATGCCCGGCTGCAGCAG GGCTCGGTGGTGGAGCGCGAGccccccgcggggcgcccggcctcGTGGACGGGGACAGGCTTTGCCCGcgtgctggagggcagctcggtGGAGTTTCACGTGAGCAACGTGCCCTTCTCCATGGAGTATGACGTGGTCATCCGCTACGAGCCCCAG CACCCGGAGCCCTGGAAGGAGGTGAGGCTGCGGGTGCTGCGCCCCAGCCCCGTCTCCGCCAGCAGCCCCTGCGGAAACACCATCCCGGCCGACGACCAGCTCTCCACCAGCCTCCCGTCCGGTGCCAG GTATGTGGTGCTGCCCCAGCCCGTGTGCCTGGAGCAGGGCGTCTCCTACACCCTCCGCCTGGAGCTGGGCTGCGCCACGGCCCGGCAAGAGCCGCCAACCGCCAGCGTGCTCATCGACTCG CTGGTGCTCCTGCCGCGTTACTCCTCCCTGGAGATGTTCACCGTGGGCGACCCCAGCGCCATGGGGCGTCGGGAGACCTTCGAGCGGTACCGTTGCGCCCAGCACTTCCATGCCGTGGGGCCGTCGCCCGTGGCCGAGCCGTGCTCCAGCCTCCTCAGCAGCCTGTCGGCCATCCTGCACGACGGGGCGCTGC CCTGCCTCTGCGACCCCCAGGGCTCGCTCAGCGCCGAGTGCCGGCCCCAGGGCGGGCAGTGCCAGTGCAAAGCCAACGTGGTGGGacgccgctgccaccgctgctccCCGGGCACCTTCGGCTTCGGGCCCGGCGGGTGCCGAG CCTGCCAGTGCAGCAGCCAGGGGTCGGTGAGCGGCATCTGCGACGGCGCCACGGGGCAGTGCGCCTGCCGCGAGGGCGCCCACGGGCTGCGCTGCGACCGCTGCCAGCCGGGCCACTGGGGCTTCCCCGCCTGCCGGCCCTGCCAGTGCAACGGGCACGCCGAGGACTGCGACCCCCGCACGGGCAGCTGCCTGCGCTGCCGCGACCACACGGACGGCGAGAGGTGCCAGCG GTGCGCAGCCGGGCACTTCGGGAACCCGGCGCTGGGCTCGGGCCAGCACtgccggccctgcccctgccccgaggggcccagcagcagccgccactTCGCAGCCTCCTGCCACCAGGACGGGCAGTCCCAGCAGATCGTCTGCCACTGCAGCCCTGGGTACACAG GTCCCCGCTGTGATGAGTGTGCACCTGGGTACTACGGGGACCCGCTGCAGCTCGGCGGGCGCTGCCTGCCCTGCCAGTGCCACGACAACATCGACGTGACCGACCCAGAGGCCTGCGACCGGCGCACGGGGCGCTGCCTGCGCTGCCTCTACAACACGGCGGGGCCCCGCTGCGCCGAGTGCCAGCCCGGCTACTACGGGGACGCCACGCGGCACAGCTGCAGGC GTTGCTCCTGCAACACACTGGGCACTGACCCCAGCACCTGTGGGCCACAGCAGTGCCAGTGCGACGGGCGCAGCGGGCAGTGCCGCTGCCTGCCCCACGTGGAGGGCCAGAGCTGCGACCGCTGCAGCCCCAACTTCTGGAACctgggcagcgggcagggctgcgAGCCCTGCGCCTGCCACCCCCAGCACGCCCTGTCACCCGCCTGCAACCAG TTCACGGGGCAGTGCTCGTGCCGGCCGGGCTTCGGTGGCCGGACCTGCGCCGACTGCCAGGAGAACCACTGGGGCGACCCGCAGCAGCAGTGCCGAG CCTGCGACTGCGACCCCCGCGGCGTGGCCGGCACCCAGTGCCACCGCGGCAGCGGGCACTGCGACTGCCGGCCCGGCGTCTCGGGCGTCCGCTGTGACCAGTGCGCTCGTGGCTTCGCCGGCGCCTTCCCCAcctgccagccctgccacccCTGCTTCGGGGACTGGGACCGCGTGGTGCAGGACCTGGCCGCCCGCACCCGGGCGCTGGCGCAGCGGGCCAGCCTCCTGCAGCACGCTGGCGCTGCCGGCGCCTTCGAGGGCACCTTCCGCCGGCTGCAGGAGAGCCTGGCCACCGCGCAGGCCGTCGTTGCCGCCCGCAACGCCACGGCAGCCGCCGCCACCCACCTAATGCGCACCGTGGATGGGCTGCG GCAGCAGATTGGGGAGGCCACGGAGAGGCTGACACGGCTGGAGGGCGAGCTGACGGCCGCGCAGGACGCCAACTTCAACGCCAGCCATGCGCTGAGCACCGTGGACCGGGGCGCCCGCGCCCTCAACCAcagcctgcaggagctgggccagCGGCTGCACGCCCTCAAGACCTCCAACTTCCTCG GCGCCTATGACAGCATCCGCCAGTCGCACGCGGAGTCGAGGGATGCTGAGCACCGCGTGGACGCCGCCACCCGCGCCCCGCACGGTCCCGTCAGTGCCTCGGCGTCCACACGGCACCacacggagcagctcctggcCGGCCGCCGGGATGACTTCAACCGGCACAATGCAGCCAGCCGACGGGCGCTGACGGAGCTGGCGGCGCGGGCGCAGGCGCTGAGCCTGCACCCGCTCAATGAGAAG gtgtgcggGGCCATGGCCGATGTGCCCTGCTCCGAGAGCCCCTGCGGAGGAGCCGGGTGCCGGGACGAGGACGGGGGACGGCGCTGCGGGGGCCTGAGCTGCGGCGGGGCTGTGTCCACGGCCGACAGCGCGCTGGACCGGGCACGCCATGCCCGGGAGGAGCTGCAGCGGGCCGCCAGTGACGTGGCCCAACTGTCCCACAAG GTGGCCGAGGCCAAGGGGAAGGCGGATGAGGCCCGGCTCCGGGCGCAGGCGGCCCTGGACAAGGCGAACCAGACCAGGGCCCGCGTGGAGCGCTCCAACAAGGAGCTGCGGGAGCTCATCAGCCATGTCAAGGCCTTCCTGAGCC AGGAGGGGGCCGACCCCGAGAGCATCGAGGTGGTGGCCAGCCGGGTGCTGGAGCTGTCGCTCCCCGCCTCGCCGGCCCAGATCCACCGGCTGGCCGAGGAGATCAAGGCGCGGGTGCGCGGCCTGGCCAGCGTGGACGCCATCCTGGAGCAGACGGCTGGTGATGTGCGCCAGGCcgggcagctgctgcaggacgCCCAGAGGGCCAG GTCGCGGGCAGAGGGCGTGAGGAGCACAGCCAAGGCGGTGCGGCAGGCACTGGAGGAGGCTCAGCAAGCCCAGGGCACAGCTGAGCACGCCATCCGCAGTGCCACCAGCGACATCCAGCACAGCGAGAGAGCACTCGGCGCG ATCCAGGCCCAGGCAGCGAACGCGGAGCAGCAGCTGGCCAGCGCCATGGAGCGGGTCGGGCTCCTGGACCGGCAGGTGGACGCCCTGAAGGTGAAGCGAGCCAACAACAGCCTGGCAGCCGCGCGAGCAGAGGACACGGCTGGCGGCGCGCAGGCCCGAGCCGACGAGGCCAAGCAG CTGCTAGAGGGGCACCTGCGGGACCGGTACCGGACGGCGCAGGAGCTGGTGCAGCACCGGGCGCAGGGCGCGCTGCAGGCGGGGAGCCGGGCGGACCAGCTGCGTGCTGAGGCCGCCGGGCTGCTGCACGAGGCGCAGAGCAAGCTGCAGCGCCTCCGAG CACTGGAGGAGGCCTACGAGCAGAACGAGCGGGTGCTGGACGCCAAGGCAGCCCAGCTGGACGGGCTGGAGGCCAGGATGAGGGACATCTTGGCCACCATCAACCAGCAGGTCCAGATCTACAACACCTGCCAGTGA